In Serratia sp. FDAARGOS_506, a genomic segment contains:
- a CDS encoding AlpA family transcriptional regulator translates to MTLYHFALTLGGVTADTAGLEDALYTAGCDDALICFYGKAVYLEFDRESDNFAHAICSAISDIESANIGAKVISVDSSLVGLSDIAELTELSRQAIAMLKDGTRGAGGFPSPIQRLGGASPLWRWADVAAWLAQQGKIDPRLADNAQCLEHINLALQLRSDRQRQQVEHYCSLLEHAEKQT, encoded by the coding sequence ATGACGCTCTATCATTTCGCATTGACGCTGGGCGGGGTCACGGCCGATACCGCCGGGCTGGAAGATGCGCTGTATACGGCGGGATGCGATGACGCGCTGATCTGTTTCTACGGTAAAGCCGTCTATCTCGAGTTTGATCGAGAAAGCGATAATTTTGCCCACGCGATTTGCAGCGCCATCAGCGATATTGAATCCGCAAATATCGGCGCCAAGGTGATATCGGTGGACTCCAGTCTGGTGGGATTAAGCGATATTGCCGAGCTCACTGAACTGTCGCGTCAGGCGATCGCCATGCTAAAAGACGGGACTCGCGGCGCCGGCGGCTTCCCTTCCCCCATTCAACGGCTCGGCGGCGCCTCACCGCTGTGGCGCTGGGCTGACGTGGCGGCCTGGTTGGCACAGCAGGGGAAAATCGACCCACGGCTTGCAGACAATGCACAGTGTCTGGAACATATCAATCTCGCTTTGCAACTGCGAAGCGATCGGCAACGCCAGCAGGTTGAGCACTACTGTTCCCTGCTGGAGCACGCGGAAAAACAGACTTGA
- a CDS encoding DUF596 domain-containing protein, protein MKITAEEFLEYKNALEGHSMNAIWHVTLPECYGEEPSFSQRKSFFFQLLQMLLEDGKIRLASHGKYLRGSTSEQISLFKHVFPKNQEEMDADAFDGFWFLTEECPGGIVWIHDSGYEDWT, encoded by the coding sequence ATGAAAATTACAGCTGAGGAATTTCTCGAATACAAGAATGCCTTAGAAGGTCATTCGATGAATGCAATCTGGCATGTGACACTACCAGAGTGTTATGGCGAGGAACCAAGTTTTAGTCAAAGAAAATCATTTTTCTTTCAACTATTACAGATGCTACTTGAAGATGGGAAAATTAGGTTGGCTTCTCATGGTAAGTATCTTCGAGGCAGCACTAGTGAGCAAATATCGCTATTTAAACATGTTTTCCCCAAAAATCAGGAGGAAATGGATGCCGATGCCTTCGACGGATTCTGGTTTCTGACAGAGGAATGCCCCGGCGGCATCGTCTGGATCCATGATAGCGGCTATGAAGATTGGACCTGA
- the upp gene encoding uracil phosphoribosyltransferase, translating into MKIVEVKHPLVKHKLGLMRENDISTKRFRELASEVGSLLTYEATADLETEKVTIEGWCGPVEVDQIKGKKITVVPILRAGLGMMEGVLEHVPSARISVVGVYRDEETLEPVPYFQKLVSNIEERMALVVDPMLATGGSMIATIDLLKKAGCHSIKVLVLVAAPEGIAALEKAHPDVELYTASIDQCLNDKGYIVPGLGDAGDKIFGTK; encoded by the coding sequence ATGAAGATCGTTGAGGTGAAACACCCGCTGGTAAAACACAAGCTTGGCCTGATGCGCGAAAATGACATCAGCACCAAACGCTTCCGTGAGCTGGCCTCAGAAGTGGGTAGTTTACTGACCTATGAAGCGACCGCCGATCTGGAGACGGAAAAAGTCACCATCGAAGGCTGGTGCGGGCCAGTTGAAGTGGATCAGATCAAAGGGAAAAAGATTACCGTAGTGCCTATTCTGCGCGCTGGCCTGGGCATGATGGAAGGGGTGCTGGAGCACGTGCCGAGCGCGCGCATCAGCGTGGTGGGCGTTTACCGCGACGAAGAAACCCTGGAGCCTGTGCCTTACTTCCAGAAGCTGGTTTCCAACATCGAAGAGCGCATGGCGTTGGTCGTCGACCCGATGCTGGCCACCGGCGGTTCGATGATCGCCACTATCGATCTGCTGAAGAAAGCCGGCTGCCACAGCATCAAGGTGCTGGTCCTGGTGGCGGCGCCGGAAGGCATCGCCGCGCTGGAGAAAGCGCACCCGGACGTTGAGCTGTACACCGCCTCCATCGATCAGTGCCTGAACGACAAGGGCTACATCGTGCCTGGCCTGGGCGATGCGGGCGACAAGATATTTGGTACCAAGTAA
- the speG gene encoding spermidine N1-acetyltransferase gives MSSTASVRLRPLERDDLSFVHQMDNNASVMRYWFEEPYEAFVELSDLYDKHIHDQSERRFIIEHEGAKVGLVELVEIDHIHRRAEFQIIIDPAHQGKGYASTAARLAMDYGFSVLNLYKLYLIVDKENPKAIHIYSKLGFNVEGELIDEFFVNGEYRTVLRMCIFQPQYLAKFKTPNDKPLVK, from the coding sequence ATGTCCAGCACTGCCAGCGTCAGGTTACGCCCATTGGAACGGGACGATCTGTCGTTCGTCCACCAGATGGACAACAACGCCAGCGTTATGCGCTATTGGTTTGAAGAACCCTACGAAGCCTTTGTCGAGCTTTCCGATCTCTACGACAAACACATCCACGATCAGAGCGAGCGCCGCTTTATCATCGAGCACGAAGGCGCCAAGGTCGGCCTAGTGGAACTGGTGGAGATCGATCACATCCACCGCCGTGCTGAGTTCCAGATCATCATCGATCCCGCCCACCAGGGCAAAGGCTACGCCAGCACCGCCGCCCGTCTGGCGATGGACTACGGTTTCTCGGTGCTGAACCTGTACAAGCTGTACCTGATCGTCGACAAGGAGAACCCGAAGGCGATCCACATCTACAGCAAGCTGGGCTTCAACGTGGAAGGCGAGCTGATCGACGAGTTTTTCGTCAACGGCGAATACCGCACCGTGCTGCGCATGTGTATCTTCCAGCCGCAATACCTGGCGAAGTTCAAAACGCCTAATGATAAGCCGCTGGTGAAGTGA
- the arsC gene encoding arsenate reductase (glutaredoxin) (This arsenate reductase requires both glutathione and glutaredoxin to convert arsenate to arsenite, after which the efflux transporter formed by ArsA and ArsB can extrude the arsenite from the cell, providing resistance.): protein MKNVTIYHNPRCSKSRETLALLEQHGVDPKVVLYLETPPSADELKKLLKELGFTSARDLMRKKEDLYKELKLADDSLSEEQLLAAMTANPKLIERPIVVKGSKARIGRPPEQVLEIL, encoded by the coding sequence ATGAAAAACGTCACGATTTACCACAACCCGCGCTGCTCCAAGAGCCGTGAAACCCTGGCGCTGCTGGAGCAGCACGGGGTCGATCCCAAAGTGGTGCTGTATCTTGAAACGCCCCCGTCGGCCGATGAGCTGAAAAAGCTGTTGAAGGAGTTGGGCTTCACATCGGCGCGCGATCTGATGCGCAAAAAAGAAGATCTGTACAAGGAATTGAAGCTGGCGGACGACAGCCTGAGCGAAGAACAGCTGCTGGCGGCGATGACCGCGAATCCGAAACTGATCGAACGCCCGATCGTGGTGAAAGGCAGCAAGGCGCGTATCGGCCGGCCGCCGGAGCAGGTGCTGGAGATTTTGTAA
- a CDS encoding GlsB/YeaQ/YmgE family stress response membrane protein, which translates to MGIISWIIFGLIAGILAKWIMPGKDGGGFILTVVLGIVGAVVGGYISTFFGYGKVDGFNFGSFVVAVIGAIVVLFVYRKIRS; encoded by the coding sequence ATGGGGATTATTTCCTGGATTATCTTCGGCCTAATCGCCGGTATTTTGGCTAAGTGGATCATGCCCGGCAAAGACGGCGGCGGTTTTATCCTGACCGTTGTGCTGGGGATCGTCGGTGCCGTGGTCGGCGGCTATATCAGCACCTTCTTCGGCTACGGCAAGGTTGACGGCTTCAACTTCGGTAGCTTCGTGGTAGCGGTTATCGGCGCCATCGTGGTGCTGTTCGTATACCGCAAAATTCGCAGCTGA
- the hda gene encoding DnaA inactivator Hda translates to MNTPAQLSLPLYLPDDETFASFYPGENPSLLAAIQSAVRQEHGSYIYFWSREGGGRSHLLHAACAELSQKGEAVGYVPLDKRAYFVPEVLDGMEQLALVCIDNIECIAGDEEWEMAIFNLYNRILETGRTRLFITGDRPPRQLNLRLPDLASRLDWGQIYKLQPLSDEEKLLALQLRGKLRGFELPEDVGRFLLKRLDREMRTLFMTLDQLDRASITAQRKLTIPFVKEILGL, encoded by the coding sequence CTGAATACGCCGGCACAGCTTTCACTGCCACTTTATCTTCCCGATGATGAAACTTTCGCCAGTTTTTATCCGGGTGAGAACCCATCCCTATTAGCCGCGATCCAATCCGCCGTCCGTCAGGAACATGGCAGCTATATCTATTTTTGGTCGCGTGAAGGCGGCGGGCGCAGCCATCTACTGCATGCGGCCTGCGCCGAGCTTTCGCAGAAGGGGGAAGCGGTGGGCTATGTGCCGCTCGACAAACGCGCTTACTTCGTGCCTGAAGTGTTGGACGGCATGGAGCAGCTGGCGCTGGTCTGCATCGACAATATCGAATGCATCGCCGGCGACGAAGAGTGGGAGATGGCGATCTTCAACCTCTACAACCGCATCCTGGAGACCGGCCGCACCCGCTTGTTCATCACCGGGGATCGTCCGCCGCGTCAGCTCAACCTGCGTTTACCGGATCTGGCTTCGCGCCTGGACTGGGGGCAGATCTACAAGCTGCAGCCGCTGTCGGACGAAGAGAAACTGCTGGCGCTGCAGCTGCGCGGCAAACTGCGCGGCTTCGAGCTGCCGGAAGACGTGGGCCGCTTCCTGTTGAAACGGTTGGATCGCGAGATGCGCACGCTGTTTATGACCCTCGATCAGCTCGATCGCGCCTCGATCACCGCGCAGCGCAAGCTGACTATCCCGTTCGTTAAAGAGATCCTGGGGCTGTAG
- the purM gene encoding phosphoribosylformylglycinamidine cyclo-ligase, with product MTDKTSLSYKDAGVDIDAGNALVDRIKGVVKQTRRPEVMGGLGGFGALCALPQKYREPVLVSGTDGVGTKLRLAMDLKRHDTIGIDLVAMCVNDLVVQGAEPLFFLDYYATGKLDVDTAASVITGIAEGCKQSGCALVGGETAEMPGMYHGEDYDVAGFCVGVVEKSEIIDGSKVQSGDALIALGASGPHSNGYSLVRKILEVSNTDPTATQLEGKPLADHLLAPTKIYVKSVLELIEKADVHAIAHLTGGGFWENIPRVLPEGMQAVIDEASWQWPAVFTWLQQAGNVSRHEMYRTFNCGVGMVIALPEAEVEAAIALLTAAGEKAWKIGKLTASSDEQQVVIN from the coding sequence GTGACCGACAAAACCTCTCTCAGCTATAAAGACGCAGGTGTCGATATCGATGCAGGCAACGCATTGGTAGACCGCATCAAAGGTGTAGTTAAACAGACCCGTCGCCCGGAAGTGATGGGCGGTCTGGGCGGGTTTGGCGCCCTGTGTGCGTTGCCGCAGAAATACCGCGAGCCGGTGCTGGTTTCCGGTACCGACGGCGTGGGCACCAAGCTGCGTCTGGCGATGGATTTGAAACGCCACGACACCATCGGCATCGATCTGGTGGCGATGTGCGTCAACGATCTGGTGGTTCAGGGCGCCGAGCCGCTGTTCTTCCTCGATTACTACGCCACCGGCAAGCTGGATGTGGACACCGCAGCCAGCGTGATCACCGGCATCGCCGAAGGCTGCAAACAGTCCGGCTGTGCGCTGGTGGGCGGCGAAACCGCTGAAATGCCGGGCATGTACCACGGCGAAGACTACGACGTGGCCGGTTTCTGCGTCGGCGTGGTCGAAAAATCCGAGATCATCGACGGCAGCAAAGTGCAGTCCGGCGACGCGCTGATCGCCCTGGGCGCTTCCGGCCCGCACTCCAACGGCTACTCGCTGGTGCGCAAAATCCTGGAAGTGAGCAACACCGATCCGACCGCCACTCAGCTGGAAGGCAAGCCGCTGGCCGACCACCTGCTGGCGCCGACCAAGATTTACGTGAAGTCCGTGCTGGAGCTGATCGAGAAGGCGGACGTACACGCCATCGCTCACCTCACCGGCGGCGGCTTCTGGGAAAACATTCCACGCGTGCTGCCGGAAGGCATGCAGGCGGTGATCGACGAAGCCAGCTGGCAATGGCCGGCGGTGTTCACCTGGCTGCAGCAGGCCGGTAACGTCAGCCGTCATGAAATGTACCGCACCTTCAACTGCGGCGTAGGCATGGTCATCGCCCTGCCGGAAGCCGAAGTGGAAGCGGCCATCGCGCTGTTGACCGCAGCAGGTGAAAAAGCGTGGAAAATCGGTAAACTGACCGCCTCTTCCGACGAACAACAAGTGGTCATCAACTGA
- the purN gene encoding phosphoribosylglycinamide formyltransferase has product MKKIVVLVSGQGSNLQALIDACQQGRIAAEIVAVFSNKAQAYGLQRAKAAGIAAQALDAKAYADRAAFDAALADAIDEYQPDLVVLAGYMRILSPQFVQRYAGRMLNIHPSLLPKYPGLHTHRQAIDNGDSEHGTSVHFVTEQLDGGPVILQAKVPIFADDEEDDVVERVQTQEHTIYPLVVSWFVDGRLAIRDGAAWLDGERLPEQGHAAD; this is encoded by the coding sequence ATGAAAAAGATCGTGGTGTTGGTCTCCGGCCAGGGGAGCAATCTCCAGGCGCTGATTGACGCCTGCCAGCAGGGGCGCATCGCCGCCGAGATCGTGGCGGTGTTCAGCAACAAGGCGCAGGCTTACGGCCTGCAGCGCGCCAAGGCGGCCGGCATCGCCGCCCAAGCGCTGGATGCCAAGGCTTACGCCGATCGCGCGGCGTTCGACGCCGCGTTGGCGGACGCTATCGACGAGTACCAGCCCGATCTGGTGGTGCTGGCCGGCTACATGCGCATCCTCAGCCCGCAGTTCGTGCAGCGCTATGCTGGCCGCATGCTGAACATTCACCCTTCCCTGCTGCCGAAATACCCGGGGCTGCATACCCACCGTCAGGCCATCGACAACGGCGACAGCGAGCATGGCACTTCGGTGCACTTCGTGACCGAACAACTCGACGGCGGCCCGGTGATTTTGCAGGCCAAGGTGCCGATTTTCGCTGACGACGAGGAGGATGACGTGGTTGAACGGGTGCAAACCCAGGAACACACGATCTATCCACTGGTGGTGAGCTGGTTCGTCGACGGCCGCTTGGCAATACGCGATGGCGCCGCCTGGCTGGACGGCGAACGCTTGCCTGAGCAGGGTCACGCCGCCGACTGA
- the uraA gene encoding uracil permease — translation MTRRAIGVSERPPLLQTIPLSFQHLFAMFGATVLVPILFKINPATVLLFNGIGTLLYLFICKGKIPAYLGSSFAFISPVLLLLPLGYEVALGGFIMCGVLFCLVALIVKKAGTGWLDVMFPPAAMGAIVAVIGLELAGVAANMAGLLPAEGTSADSTTITISLVTLAVTVLGSVLFRGFLAIIPILIGVLVGYALSFFMGVVDLTPIREAHWFALPTFYTPRFEWFAIFTILPAALVVIAEHVGHLVVTANIVKKDLIRDPGLHRSMFANGISTVFSGFFGSTPNTTYGENIGVMAITKVYSTWVIGGAAVLAILLSCIGKLAAAIQAVPVPVMGGVSLLLYGVIGASGIRVLIESKVDYNKAQNLILTSVILIIGVSGAKVHIGAAELKGMALATIVGIGLSLLFKVISLFRKEEEVLDAPDEPAEQK, via the coding sequence ATGACCCGTCGCGCCATCGGCGTCAGCGAGCGCCCGCCGCTGCTCCAGACCATTCCGCTCAGCTTCCAGCACCTGTTCGCCATGTTCGGCGCCACCGTGCTGGTGCCTATCCTGTTCAAGATCAACCCGGCGACCGTGTTGCTGTTCAACGGCATCGGCACGCTGCTGTATCTGTTCATCTGTAAAGGCAAGATCCCGGCCTACCTCGGTTCCAGCTTCGCGTTTATCTCGCCGGTGCTGCTGCTGTTGCCGCTTGGTTATGAAGTGGCGTTAGGCGGTTTCATCATGTGCGGCGTGCTGTTCTGCCTGGTGGCGCTGATCGTGAAAAAAGCCGGCACCGGCTGGCTGGACGTGATGTTCCCGCCGGCGGCGATGGGGGCGATCGTTGCCGTTATCGGCCTGGAGCTGGCGGGCGTAGCGGCCAACATGGCGGGGCTGCTGCCGGCGGAAGGCACCAGCGCCGACTCGACCACCATCACCATTTCGCTGGTGACATTGGCGGTTACGGTGCTCGGTTCGGTGCTGTTCCGCGGTTTCCTGGCGATTATCCCGATCCTGATCGGCGTGCTGGTGGGCTATGCGCTGTCGTTCTTCATGGGCGTGGTAGATTTGACTCCGATCCGCGAGGCGCACTGGTTCGCGCTGCCGACCTTCTACACTCCGCGCTTTGAGTGGTTCGCCATCTTCACCATTCTGCCGGCGGCGCTGGTGGTGATCGCCGAGCACGTCGGCCACCTGGTGGTGACCGCCAACATCGTGAAAAAAGACCTGATCCGCGATCCGGGCCTGCATCGCTCAATGTTCGCCAACGGCATTTCGACGGTGTTTTCCGGCTTCTTCGGTTCCACGCCGAACACCACCTACGGCGAGAACATCGGCGTGATGGCCATCACCAAGGTCTACAGCACCTGGGTGATCGGCGGCGCGGCAGTACTGGCTATCCTGTTGTCCTGCATCGGCAAGCTGGCGGCGGCGATCCAGGCGGTGCCGGTGCCGGTGATGGGCGGCGTTTCCCTGCTGCTGTATGGCGTGATCGGCGCCTCGGGCATTCGCGTGCTGATCGAGTCCAAAGTGGATTACAACAAGGCACAAAACCTGATTTTGACCTCGGTGATCCTGATCATCGGCGTGAGCGGCGCCAAGGTGCATATCGGCGCGGCGGAGCTGAAAGGCATGGCGCTGGCGACCATCGTCGGTATCGGCCTGAGCCTGCTGTTCAAGGTCATCAGCCTGTTCCGCAAGGAAGAAGAGGTGCTTGACGCGCCGGACGAACCGGCGGAGCAGAAATAA
- a CDS encoding M48 family metallopeptidase produces the protein MTNRLTKTALAVLLLGTLNATALAPAQAESQDQLPDMGTSAGGTLSIGQELAMGDFYVRQLRASAPLINDPLLSQYINQLGNRLVASAYSVRTPFHFYLVRNDEINAFAFFGGNVVLHSALFRVSDNESQLASVLAHEISHVTQRHLARAMEDQQRNAPLTWVGALGSILLAMANPTMGMAALSGTMAGTQQGMISFTQSNEQEADRIGIQVLQRAGFDPEAMPDFLQKLSDQSRYASKPPEMLLTHPLPDSRLSDARNRANQMPKHIVQSSQDYLMAKVRALGMYSSEGYGLNEELLGSLSKGNVREQAAAKYGRAILFYEAKKYDDARNIIQPMLAQDAKNVWLIDLMTDIDLGQKRAPQAIARLQAANAAQNNNPVLQLNLANAYVEGNQPAQASKILNRYTFAHPDDPNGWDLLAQASAAQGLRDEELSARAESLALTGRLDQAIGLLSNASSLQKLGSLKQARYDARIDQLRQLQQRFRQYQRS, from the coding sequence ATGACCAACCGGTTGACCAAAACCGCGTTAGCGGTGCTGCTGCTCGGCACGCTGAACGCCACCGCCCTGGCACCAGCACAGGCGGAAAGCCAGGACCAGTTGCCGGACATGGGCACCTCCGCCGGCGGCACCCTGAGCATCGGACAAGAGCTGGCGATGGGCGATTTCTACGTGCGCCAACTGCGCGCCAGCGCCCCGCTGATCAACGATCCGCTGCTGAGCCAGTACATCAACCAGTTGGGCAATCGGCTGGTGGCCAGCGCCTATTCGGTGCGTACGCCGTTCCATTTCTATCTGGTGCGTAACGACGAGATCAACGCCTTCGCTTTCTTCGGCGGCAACGTGGTGCTGCACTCCGCGCTATTCCGCGTCAGCGACAACGAAAGCCAGCTGGCTTCGGTGCTGGCGCACGAAATCTCGCACGTCACCCAGCGCCATCTGGCGCGCGCGATGGAAGATCAACAACGCAACGCCCCGCTGACCTGGGTGGGCGCACTCGGTTCCATCCTGCTGGCGATGGCCAACCCGACCATGGGCATGGCGGCGCTGAGCGGCACCATGGCCGGCACCCAGCAGGGCATGATCAGCTTTACCCAATCGAACGAACAGGAAGCCGACCGTATCGGCATTCAGGTACTGCAGCGCGCCGGTTTCGATCCGGAAGCGATGCCCGACTTCCTGCAAAAACTCTCGGATCAGTCGCGCTACGCCTCCAAACCGCCGGAAATGCTGCTGACTCACCCGTTGCCGGACAGCCGCCTCTCCGACGCGCGCAACCGCGCCAACCAGATGCCGAAACACATCGTACAGTCTTCACAGGACTATCTGATGGCCAAAGTGCGCGCACTGGGCATGTATAGCTCGGAAGGCTACGGCCTGAACGAAGAGCTGCTCGGCTCACTCAGCAAAGGCAACGTGCGCGAACAGGCGGCCGCCAAATATGGCCGCGCCATCCTGTTCTATGAAGCGAAAAAATATGACGATGCGCGCAACATCATTCAGCCGATGCTGGCGCAGGATGCGAAAAACGTCTGGCTGATCGACCTGATGACCGACATCGATCTTGGCCAGAAACGCGCGCCACAGGCCATCGCCCGCCTGCAGGCGGCCAACGCGGCCCAGAACAACAACCCGGTGCTGCAGCTCAACCTGGCCAACGCCTATGTCGAAGGCAACCAGCCGGCGCAGGCTTCGAAGATCCTGAACCGCTACACCTTTGCCCATCCGGACGATCCGAACGGGTGGGATCTGCTGGCGCAGGCCAGTGCCGCCCAGGGGCTGCGCGATGAAGAGCTGTCGGCCCGCGCCGAAAGCCTGGCGCTGACCGGCCGGCTCGATCAGGCCATCGGCCTGCTCAGCAATGCCAGCTCGCTGCAGAAACTCGGCAGCCTGAAACAGGCGCGCTACGATGCGCGCATCGACCAACTGCGCCAACTGCAACAGCGCTTCCGCCAATACCAGCGCAGCTGA